One window from the genome of Primulina huaijiensis isolate GDHJ02 unplaced genomic scaffold, ASM1229523v2 scaffold29509, whole genome shotgun sequence encodes:
- the LOC140967864 gene encoding transcription factor TGA1-like, protein MTSHSTQFAPLSRIGIYQSPLHQLSMWDDSTFESSLCSPGTGVCTATIIDTESKIDDRSDQYASDKSLGHSEDNQASNGVSDKIQRRLAQNREAAKKSRLRKKAYVQQLETSRLKLAQLELELGRARQQGLLIAGAATNMAFCGTINSGIGAFEMEYGRWIEEEDRKISELRNVLQTPIADVELHILVENVLNHYCNLFRMKRAAARVDAFYLVSGMWRTSVERFFLWIGGFRPSELINVVFPHLEPLDDLQRANVTNLRDSCSQAEEALTQGMDKLRQTMSQSITFLAVAPGSYSNQMGSALEKLESLETFIHQADHLREQSLQQMSRILTTRQAAKGLVSFAEHFQRLRALSSLWSTRLPRPA, encoded by the exons ATGACTTCTCATTCGACTCAATTCGCCCCTTTAAGTAGGATCGGCATATATCAATCACCTCTCCACCAACTTAGTATGTGGGATGACTCTACTTTTGAAAGTAGTCTCTGCAGTCCTGGAACTGGTGTGTGCACTGCTACAATCATCGATACCGAATCCAAAATCGACGACAGG TCTGATCAATATGCTTCTGATAAATCACTGGGGCATTCTGAAGATAATCAGGCGTCTAACGGTGTTTCAGACAAG ATACAAAGAAGATTGGCTCAAAATCGCGAGGCTGCCAAGAAAAGCCGATTACGCAAGAAG GCTTATGTTCAGCAACTGGAAACAAGCCGTTTGAAGCTAGCACAGCTTGAGCTAGAACTTGGGCGAGCCCGACAACAG GGTTTGCTCATAGCTGGTGCTGCAACCAATATGGCATTTTGTGGAACTATCAATTCAG GAATTGGTGCATTTGAGATGGAATACGGGCGCTGGATTGAGGAGGAAGACCGGAAAATCTCGGAACTAAGAAATGTTCTGCAGACACCAATAGCTGATGTAGAGCTCCATATCCTTGTAGAAAATGTACTAAATCATTACTGCAATCTCTTTCGCATGAAAAGAGCTGCTGCCAGGGTCGATGCGTTCTACTTGGTTTCCGGCATGTGGAGAACATCCGTCGAACGATTCTTCCTCTGGATAGGAGGCTTCCGACCATCGGAACTCATTAAC GTTGTATTTCCTCATCTAGAGCCGTTGGACGATCTGCAAAGAGCGAATGTGACCAACTTGAGAGACTCTTGCTCGCAAGCTGAGGAGGCTCTCACACAAGGAATGGACAAGCTTCGTCAAACTATGTCGCAAAGTATCACCTTTCTCGCCGTGGCTCCAGGCAGCTACAGCAACCAAATGGGATCGGCTCTTGAAAAGTTGGAATCACTCGAAACATTCATACATCAA GCGGACCATCTCCGAGAGCAAAGTCTACAACAGATGTCACGAATCTTGACGACACGACAAGCAGCAAAAGGGTTGGTTTCTTTTGCGGAGCATTTTCAACGTCTGCGTGCCTTAAGCTCGTTATGGTCTACTCGTCTTCCGAGACCTGCGTGA
- the LOC140967894 gene encoding uncharacterized protein encodes MAMLDSFFSKRFNAAKCKTLLKLTIPRIKLLRNRREMQLKQMRREIAKLLETGQEATARIRVEHIIREEKMMAAQEIVELFCELISVRLPIMEAQRECPLDLKEAISSVCFAAPRCADLAELLQVQMLFAGKYGKEFVSAATELMPECGVNRQLVELLSIRAPAPDVKLKLLKEIAEEHELDWDPSVSESELLKPHEDLLNGPTQFVSGSKLPLPKEKHDGTTHTTSENAISEYPDSDEGFDIIDFPEVPTQPLQSNKGTSSAPEMLPFPASALYEIDDQEETKPSDDNDHQPQLTLEDEVQEKLVVKGQSPTISAGPAGKKEFQPVLSAPSQPSSFSVRESNFPPTTKTKGDIMDLQDVLAAAQAAAESAERAAAAARSAASIAQLRISGLAKKNNEDGSISTVENPFHLDKSKSVMLQNVDFDKQKPFGSSDSLSSPNLSNGSENYPPTHQPTAHRSSEVSKDDSSSSSSPVLDQETGLHQPQRLPSMDDEPYFSYPNLFTSQASNLSTGAESFKESK; translated from the exons ATGGCGATGCTTGATTCCTTCTTCAGCAAACGATTTAATGCTGCAAAATG TAAAACTTTGCTGAAACTTACTATACCTCGTATAAAATTGCTGAGGAATCGAAGAGAGATGCAATTAAAGCAGATGCGTCGTGAAATTGCTAAGCTCCTTGAGACTGGCCAAGAAGCCACGGCTCGAATTCGG GTTGAGCATATCATaagagaagaaaagatgatgGCTGCACAAGAAATAGTTGAGCTTTTTTGCGAGCTAATTTCTGTTCGTCTTCCAATTATGGAAGCCCAAAg GGAATGTCCTCTGGACTTGAAGGAAGCAATCTCTAGTGTGTGCTTTGCTGCACCAAGATGCGCTGATCTTGCTGAGTTGTTACAAGTGCAAATGCTATTTGCTGGTAAATATGGTAAAGAATTTGTGTCTGCTGCAACTGAGCTTATGCCAGAGTGTGGTGTCAATCGGCAG TTGGTGGAACTGTTATCTATTCGAGCACCCGCTCCAGATGTGAAATTGAAGCTGCTAAAAGAAATTGCTGAAGAGCACGAACTTGATTGGGACCCGAGTGTGTCTGAAAGTGAATTATTGAAGCCACATGAAGACTTGTTG AATGGACCGACACAATTTGTCAGTGGTTCTAAATTACCCCTTCCAAAAGAGAAGCACGATGGGACAACCCATACTACTTCGGAAAATGCCATTTCTGAATATCCAGATTCTGATGAGGGATTCGACATCATAGATTTTCCAGAAGTTCCGACACAGCCATTACAGTCAAACAAAGGCACCTCCTCGGCCCCAGAGATGCTTCCTTTTCCTGCCTCTGCTCTATATGAAATTGATGATCAAGAAGAAACAAAACCTTCTGATGATAATGATCATCAACCGCAGTTGACACTAGAAGACGAGGTGCAAGAGAAACTAGTTGTAAAAGGACAATCACCAACCATTTCAGCTGGTCCAGCTGGAAAAAAAGAGTTTCAGCCAGTTTTATCTGCTCCATCACAGCCATCATCATTTTCTGTCAGGGAATCTAATTTTCCTCCTACCACAAAGACTAAAGGTGATATTATGGATTTACAGGATGTATTGGCTGCTGCTCAGGCAGCCGCTGAATCAGCTGAGCGTGCGGCTGCAGCAGCTCGGTCAGCAGCTAGCATTGCCCAGCTTCGAATCAGTGGTCTTGCCAAGAAGAACAATGAAGACGGCTCTATTTCTACTGTTGAGAACCCTTTTCATCTCGACAAATCCAAGTCAGTCATGCTCCAAAATGTTGACTTTGACAAACAAAAGCCATTTGGGTCATCTGACAGTCTTTCTTCTCCAAACCTAAGTAACGGCTCTGAAAACTATCCCCCAACTCATCAGCCGACAGCTCATCGTTCATCTGAGGTTTCCAAAGATGATTCCTCATCAAGTAGCAGCCCTGTTCTCGATCAGGAAACTGGCCTTCACCAACCTCAGCGATTGCCTTCGATGGACGATGAGCCATATTTTTCATATCCAAACTTGTTCACATCCCAAGCTTCAAATCTCAGCACCGGTGCAGAGTCATTTAAGGAATCCAAATGA
- the LOC140967905 gene encoding pentatricopeptide repeat-containing protein At4g18520, chloroplastic-like gives MFSPLYSSLPLAVYQNQPPCPLDTLLFIPPIRGNKVYRTEIQYIAHYTCILNFPNVSKKPPFLTRSHALYVSPENVDDNYNVLVYKTNPIIQPIDSSTFCHWVQSCSNTEEVRKRHALVVKSMRDPVVFVNNNLISVYVKFGDLVSARGVFDYMLERNVVSWTAMLNGYQRYGINDEALRLYCEFVTSGFVGNSKTFVCMLNLCSKTFDYELGRQLHACVIKSQSGSLILNSAILHFYAQCGDLDGAFLVFNGMERWDVICWTTIITAYSQHRRGQEAFAMFLRMISDGLDPNEFTVSSLLNACGEEQALKFGRQLHGTIVKNSYDMDVYVGTSLVDMYAKCGEIVDSRTLFDRMKWKNTVTWTSIIAGYARNGHGEDAIRLFRMMGRLKVFANNLTVVSILRACGLLRALSLGKEVHAQVFKTFSPSNIFIGSALVWLYCKCGDYVSASKVLRYLPDKDVVSWTAMISGCSLLGHEYEALEYLKEMLGDGVEPNPYTYSSVLKACAKLENINQGRLIHSSINKSPELSNVFVGSALVHMYSKCGYLSDAVKVFDSMPEKNLVSWKSMIVAYARNGLCSEALRLMYQMRAEGIEVDDYILSTVLSSCGDFEWDECLSLQHRSQS, from the coding sequence ATGTTCTCTCCATTGTATAGCTCCCTGCCCTTAGCTGTATATCAAAATCAACCGCCTTGTCCACTTGATACTCTGTTATTCATTCCACCAATACGTGGAAATAAAGTCTATAGAACAGAAATTCAGTATATAGCCCATTACACTTGCATATTGAATTTCCCCAACGTTTCCAAGAAGCCACCTTTTTTGACTCGTTCACATGCTCTATATGTATCTCCAGAAAATGTGGATGATAACTACAATGTGCTTGTATACAAGACTAATCCAATTATTCAACCAATTGACTCCAGCACATTTTGCCATTGGGTTCAGTCTTGTTCTAATACTGAAGAGGTTAGGAAAAGGCATGCCTTGGTTGTTAAGAGTATGAGAGATCCAGtagtttttgttaataataacTTGATCAGTGTGTATGTGAAATTTGGGGATTTGGTGTCAGCTCGTGGGGTGTTTGATTATATGTTGGAGAGAAATGTTGTTTCCTGGACGGCAATGCTTAACGGATACCAGAGATATGGGATAAATGATGAAGCTTTGAGATTGTACTGTGAGTTTGTTACCAGTGGGTTTGTGGGAAACTCAAAGACATTTGTGTGCATGTTAAATTTGTGTAGCAAGACCTTTGATTATGAACTTGGAAGGCAACTTCATGCTTGTGTAATAAAGAGTCAGTCGGGTAGTTTAATCTTAAATAGTGCCATCTTGCATTTTTACGCTCAATGTGGTGATTTGGATGGTGCTTTTCTTGTATTTAATGGAATGGAAAGATGGGATGTAATTTGTTGGACTACGATAATTACAGCTTATTCACAACACAGACGAGGGCAGGAGGCTTTTGCAATGTTTTTGAGGATGATATCCGATGGACTTGATCCAAACGAGTTTACTGTCTCTAGCTTGTTGAATGCCTGTGGTGAAGAACAAGCACTGAAATTTGGTAGACAATTACATGGAACCATTGTGAAGAATTCATATGATATGGATGTTTATGTTGGGACTTCACTGGTGGATATGTATGCAAAGTGTGGAGAAATCGTGGACTCCAGAACACTCTTTGATAGAATGAAATGGAAAAATACTGTCACTTGGACATCAATCATAGCAGGATATGCTCGTAATGGACATGGTGAGGACGCCATTAGACTGTTCCGTATGATGGGAAGATTGAAGGTATTTGCAAACAACTTAACCGTGGTTAGTATTCTCCGAGCTTGTGGTTTACTCCGGGCTTTGTCATTAGGAAAAGAAGTGCATGCGCAGGTTTTCAAGACCTTTTCACCAAGCAATATTTTCATAGGTAGTGCACTTGTGTGGCTTTATTGCAAATGTGGGGATTATGTCTCAGCATCTAAGGTTCTCCGATACCTGCCCGATAAAGATGTAGTTTCATGGACTGCAATGATTTCTGGTTGTTCCCTCCTTGGTCATGAGTACGAGGCCCTTGAGTACTTAAAAGAAATGCTGGGTGATGGTGTGGAACCCAATCCATATACTTATTCATCGGTGCTGAAGGCATGTGCTAAACTAGAAAATATTAACCAAGGGAGGCTAATCCATTCCTCCATAAACAAGAGCCCTGAATTATCCAACGTGTTTGTGGGCAGTGCTTTAGTTCATATGTATTCTAAATGTGGGTATCTTTCGGATGCGGTTAAGGTCTTCGATAGCATGCCTGAGAAGAACTTGGTTTCCTGGAAGTCGATGATCGTAGCATATGCAAGGAATGGGCTTTGTAGCGAGGCTTTGAGGCTCATGTATCAAATGCGAGCTGAGGGCATTGAGGTGGATGATTACATCCTCTCAACCGTTCTTTCTTCCTGTGGAGATTTTGAGTGGGACGAATGTTTATCATTACAGCATCGTTCGCAGTCATAA